From Aquisalimonas asiatica, the proteins below share one genomic window:
- a CDS encoding PAS domain S-box protein → MNDLETIPADLLRMLVNASNDGIVIAEQEGDDNVLIYVNPAFERLTGFSADEILYQDCRFLQADDRDQDALDEIRAAIMDGRATRQVLRNYRKDGSMFWNELSITPVYNERDQLTYYIGIQKDVTAQKELEQRVAALEKSTGNG, encoded by the coding sequence ATGAATGATCTGGAGACCATTCCGGCGGACCTGCTCAGGATGCTGGTGAATGCATCGAACGACGGCATCGTGATTGCCGAGCAGGAAGGCGATGATAATGTGCTGATCTACGTCAATCCGGCGTTTGAACGCCTCACGGGCTTCAGTGCGGACGAGATCCTCTATCAGGACTGCCGCTTTCTGCAGGCCGACGACCGCGACCAGGACGCGCTGGACGAAATCCGCGCGGCAATCATGGACGGGCGGGCGACGCGGCAGGTGCTTCGGAACTATCGCAAGGATGGTTCCATGTTCTGGAACGAGCTCAGTATTACGCCGGTGTATAACGAGCGCGATCAGCTCACCTATTACATCGGCATCCAGAAGGACGTGACCGCGCAGAAGGAGCTGGAGCAGAGGGTCGCCGCCCTGGAGAAGTCCACAGGTAACGGTTGA
- a CDS encoding DUF3299 domain-containing protein, whose translation MTVRLPILTLIAAVAVALAACGGDEPEVDTGSDAPAVTSGEEDNIRVYMSGMDEFGEVAGLTTSSDDVLELTLALHDDDGAPMADETLEVSSLVGNELSDSTLLTNDEGQAELRLRPALPGQDTLTITGGGSSRQLSVYVSDESYGHPLEPMEERAQELPEVDGAVSWDLISSVETREGASGMLEPLFDDDIRALDGEEVKLQGFMMPLDNSERQRHFLVSRTPPSCFFCLPGGPETVVEVELEESLAFTFDPILLSGRMRLMENSDMGLFYRLDDAELQEN comes from the coding sequence ATGACAGTGCGTTTGCCGATACTAACCCTGATCGCGGCGGTGGCCGTCGCTCTGGCCGCCTGCGGCGGCGACGAGCCGGAGGTGGATACCGGCAGTGACGCCCCGGCGGTTACCTCGGGCGAAGAGGACAACATCCGGGTCTACATGTCGGGCATGGACGAGTTCGGCGAGGTCGCGGGGCTGACCACCTCCAGCGACGACGTGCTCGAACTGACCCTGGCACTCCATGATGACGACGGCGCGCCGATGGCCGACGAAACGCTGGAGGTCAGCTCGCTGGTGGGCAACGAGCTCAGCGACAGCACACTGCTCACCAACGACGAAGGACAGGCCGAGCTGCGCCTGCGGCCCGCCCTGCCCGGTCAGGACACGCTCACCATCACCGGCGGTGGCTCCAGCCGCCAGCTCTCGGTCTACGTCTCCGACGAGTCCTACGGGCACCCGCTGGAACCCATGGAAGAACGCGCCCAGGAGCTGCCCGAAGTGGACGGGGCGGTCTCCTGGGACCTCATCAGCAGCGTCGAAACCCGGGAAGGCGCCAGCGGCATGCTGGAGCCCCTGTTCGACGATGACATCCGCGCCCTGGACGGTGAGGAAGTGAAGCTGCAGGGCTTCATGATGCCCCTGGACAACAGCGAGCGGCAGCGGCATTTCCTGGTCAGCCGGACACCGCCCAGCTGCTTTTTCTGCCTGCCCGGCGGGCCCGAGACCGTGGTGGAAGTGGAGCTCGAGGAGTCGCTGGCGTTCACCTTCGACCCCATTCTGCTCTCGGGGCGCATGCGCCTGATGGAGAACAGTGACATGGGATTGTTCTATCGCCTGGATGACGCCGAGCTTCAGGAGAACTGA
- the fadJ gene encoding fatty acid oxidation complex subunit alpha FadJ, with the protein MATAKEQPGNETTIFHVNRREDGIAVVTIDLPGESQNVLSRALMEEATASMDALESDQSVKGIVFISGKPGSFIAGADIEMLQACRSAEEVTELSRAGQAFFDRIANLNVPVVAAINGMCLGGGLELALACHGRVCTDADKTALGVPEVMLGLLPGSGGTQRLPRLVGIQAALGMALTGKQIRPAKAKRMGLVDDVVPEPILEDAAIRMVQKLQGGKSGSKRRRTWMESALEGNPLGRRIVFDQARKQAQSKTRGNYPALPRIIECIETGINRGMKSGLELEAKRFGELAMTPQARQLMNIYFATTAMKKDTGTDDASAAPRQVERTAVLGAGLMGAGIAFVTTNKAGLPVRLKDIAVEGLNKGMQHLNDQLQEKVKRRSMTAFEADVQRNRVTPTLDYSGFSGVDIAIEAVFEDLDLKHRMVQDIESNAGETTIFATNTSSIPITRIAQGAKRPQNVIGMHYFSPVEKMPLLEVIATDRTDPEVIATTVDVGRKQGKTVIVVKDGAGFYVNRILAPYINEACHMLSEGVAIDRIDETMLNFGFPVGPFALLDEVGLDVTAKVAPILHDAFGDRMKPVAAADAMLSDGRYGKKSQKGFYQYGGKKKKGKKAVDESVYSLLSIDPSNKARESDIIDRTLLMMLNEAARCYDEGVIRSLRDGDIGAVYGIGFPPFRGGPFRYMDERGIPEIVQRLKELQQQHGERFAPAEILERMAAGGERFHGD; encoded by the coding sequence ATGGCAACGGCGAAGGAACAACCGGGCAACGAAACGACAATTTTCCACGTCAATCGGCGCGAGGACGGCATCGCGGTGGTCACCATCGATCTGCCAGGCGAGAGCCAGAACGTGCTCAGCCGGGCCCTCATGGAAGAGGCCACGGCCTCCATGGATGCGCTGGAGAGTGACCAGTCCGTCAAGGGCATCGTCTTCATCAGTGGCAAGCCCGGCTCATTCATCGCCGGCGCCGACATCGAGATGCTGCAGGCGTGCCGTAGCGCGGAGGAGGTCACGGAGCTCTCCCGCGCCGGCCAGGCCTTCTTCGACCGCATCGCCAACCTGAACGTCCCGGTGGTGGCGGCGATCAACGGCATGTGCCTGGGCGGTGGTCTGGAGCTGGCACTGGCCTGTCACGGCCGCGTGTGCACCGACGCCGACAAGACCGCTCTGGGCGTGCCGGAAGTCATGCTCGGCCTGCTGCCGGGCAGCGGCGGCACCCAGCGGCTGCCCCGTCTCGTGGGCATCCAGGCGGCCCTGGGCATGGCACTCACCGGCAAGCAGATCCGCCCCGCCAAGGCCAAACGCATGGGCCTGGTGGACGACGTGGTGCCCGAACCCATCCTGGAAGACGCGGCCATCCGCATGGTGCAGAAACTCCAGGGCGGCAAGAGCGGCAGCAAGCGCCGCCGCACCTGGATGGAATCCGCCCTGGAAGGCAACCCCCTCGGCCGGCGGATCGTCTTTGATCAGGCCCGCAAGCAGGCCCAGAGCAAGACCCGGGGCAACTACCCCGCCCTGCCCCGGATCATCGAGTGCATCGAGACGGGCATCAACCGCGGCATGAAGAGTGGGCTGGAACTGGAGGCCAAGCGCTTCGGCGAGCTGGCCATGACGCCCCAGGCGCGTCAGCTCATGAACATCTACTTCGCCACCACGGCGATGAAGAAGGACACCGGCACGGATGACGCCTCCGCCGCCCCGCGGCAGGTCGAACGGACCGCCGTCCTCGGCGCCGGCCTCATGGGCGCCGGTATCGCCTTTGTCACCACGAACAAGGCGGGCCTGCCGGTGCGGCTGAAGGACATCGCCGTGGAGGGCCTGAACAAGGGCATGCAGCACCTCAACGATCAGCTCCAGGAGAAGGTCAAGCGGCGCAGCATGACGGCGTTCGAGGCCGACGTGCAGCGCAACCGCGTCACTCCCACCCTGGATTACAGCGGTTTCAGCGGCGTCGACATCGCCATCGAAGCGGTGTTCGAGGACCTGGATCTCAAGCACCGCATGGTGCAGGACATCGAGTCCAACGCCGGCGAGACCACGATCTTTGCCACCAACACGTCGTCCATCCCGATCACCCGGATCGCCCAGGGCGCCAAGCGGCCGCAGAACGTCATCGGCATGCACTACTTCTCGCCGGTGGAGAAGATGCCGCTGCTGGAGGTGATCGCCACCGACCGGACCGACCCGGAGGTGATCGCCACCACCGTGGACGTGGGGCGCAAACAGGGCAAGACAGTGATCGTGGTCAAGGATGGCGCCGGCTTCTACGTCAACCGCATCCTGGCGCCCTACATCAACGAGGCGTGCCACATGCTGAGCGAGGGTGTCGCCATCGACCGCATCGACGAGACCATGCTCAACTTCGGTTTCCCTGTGGGGCCATTCGCCCTGCTCGACGAGGTGGGCCTGGACGTGACCGCCAAGGTCGCGCCGATTCTCCACGATGCGTTCGGCGATCGCATGAAACCGGTGGCCGCTGCAGATGCCATGCTGTCGGACGGACGCTACGGCAAGAAGAGCCAGAAAGGGTTCTACCAGTATGGCGGCAAGAAAAAGAAGGGCAAGAAGGCGGTGGACGAAAGCGTCTACAGCCTGCTCAGCATCGACCCGAGCAACAAGGCGCGGGAGTCGGACATCATCGACCGTACGCTGTTGATGATGCTCAACGAGGCCGCCCGCTGCTACGACGAGGGCGTCATCCGCAGCCTGCGGGACGGCGACATCGGCGCGGTCTACGGCATCGGCTTCCCGCCCTTCCGCGGCGGCCCGTTCCGCTACATGGACGAGCGCGGCATTCCCGAGATCGTGCAGCGTCTCAAGGAGCTCCAGCAGCAGCACGGGGAGCGTTTCGCCCCGGCGGAGATCCTGGAGCGCATGGCCGCAGGCGGCGAACGATTCCACGGGGATTGA
- a CDS encoding CobW family GTP-binding protein: MVRRRVSHVPTNVITGFLGVGKSTAVRNLLARAPGGERWAVLVNEFGEVAVDGAALGSGEGEAVIRELPGGCMCCTMGAPLEVTLARLLREARPDRLLIEPTGVGHPARVLDTLRGDSLGEALDVRATVCLVDPRRLAEDRVMASEVFRDQVELADVLVANKIDVCEPADLERFREWAHAHFPPKARVELVRDGRIDPAWLDVGVHPGRRALFPDAHDHHHDRGETPVAEPEPGRPVRQENSGQGLTACGWRFHPGDCFDQDHVAEVLRSCAPGARVKGVFHCDNGWFLFDRADGALSVRAASWRTDSRVECIADEHTPPHWDAVEAALQGARLAPAKG, from the coding sequence ATGGTGCGGCGCAGAGTATCCCATGTCCCGACCAACGTGATAACCGGTTTCCTCGGTGTGGGCAAGAGCACGGCCGTGCGCAACCTGCTGGCGCGTGCCCCCGGTGGTGAGCGGTGGGCCGTGCTCGTGAATGAGTTCGGGGAGGTTGCGGTGGACGGGGCTGCACTGGGTTCAGGGGAAGGTGAAGCGGTGATCCGCGAGCTCCCGGGCGGCTGCATGTGCTGCACCATGGGTGCGCCGCTGGAGGTGACGCTGGCGCGGTTGCTGCGGGAAGCGCGGCCGGACCGGCTGCTGATCGAGCCAACGGGAGTGGGCCACCCGGCGAGGGTGCTGGATACCCTGCGCGGCGACAGCCTTGGCGAGGCGCTGGATGTGCGCGCCACGGTCTGTCTGGTGGATCCGCGCCGGCTGGCCGAGGACAGGGTCATGGCCAGTGAGGTGTTCCGTGATCAGGTGGAGCTGGCCGACGTGCTGGTGGCCAACAAGATCGATGTGTGCGAACCAGCCGATCTTGAGCGGTTCCGGGAATGGGCGCACGCGCACTTCCCGCCGAAGGCGCGGGTCGAATTGGTTCGGGACGGCCGGATCGACCCGGCCTGGCTGGATGTCGGTGTCCACCCCGGGCGCAGGGCGCTGTTCCCGGACGCGCACGATCATCACCACGACCGGGGGGAGACGCCGGTTGCCGAGCCCGAGCCAGGCAGGCCCGTCCGACAGGAGAACAGTGGCCAGGGGCTTACGGCCTGTGGCTGGCGGTTTCATCCCGGGGACTGTTTCGACCAGGATCACGTGGCGGAAGTCCTGCGAAGCTGCGCCCCCGGAGCCCGGGTCAAGGGCGTGTTCCACTGCGATAACGGCTGGTTCCTGTTCGACCGGGCCGATGGAGCCCTATCCGTCCGCGCCGCGTCCTGGCGGACGGACAGTCGCGTGGAATGCATCGCCGACGAACACACGCCACCCCACTGGGACGCGGTCGAAGCCGCCCTGCAGGGTGCCCGACTGGCTCCCGCCAAGGGGTAG
- a CDS encoding ABC transporter ATP-binding protein — MLGIQDVAYRYRDSTTVTLPDWHAQTGEHWALLGPSGSGKSTLLNVLGGLLRPASGQVTIGDQQLNTLDERALDRFRGRHIGIVFQTLHLVDALNVRDNLLLARYFAGLPQDRDQVARVLDTLGIGDLAKQAPNRLSQGQAQRVALARAVINEPSVILADEPTSALDEANCSQVMALLGNQARACGATLVVATHDPRVRDYMDHTLELEAAG, encoded by the coding sequence ATGCTCGGGATTCAGGATGTTGCCTACCGTTACAGGGACAGTACCACTGTCACGCTCCCTGACTGGCACGCGCAAACCGGTGAACACTGGGCACTGCTGGGTCCGTCCGGCAGCGGCAAGAGTACCCTGCTGAACGTCCTCGGCGGCCTTCTGCGGCCTGCCAGCGGCCAGGTCACCATCGGCGACCAGCAACTGAACACGCTGGACGAGCGCGCGCTGGACCGCTTCCGGGGCCGGCATATCGGCATTGTCTTTCAGACGCTGCACCTGGTGGACGCACTGAACGTGCGGGACAACCTCCTCCTGGCCCGCTACTTTGCCGGCCTGCCGCAGGATCGTGACCAGGTGGCCCGGGTACTGGACACCCTGGGCATCGGCGACCTGGCAAAACAGGCGCCCAACCGGCTCAGCCAGGGTCAGGCACAGCGGGTGGCCCTGGCGCGGGCCGTGATCAACGAACCCTCGGTGATTCTCGCCGACGAACCCACGTCCGCCCTGGACGAGGCCAACTGCAGCCAGGTGATGGCGTTGCTGGGCAACCAGGCCCGCGCATGCGGTGCGACCCTGGTCGTGGCAACCCACGACCCGCGCGTCCGGGACTACATGGATCACACGCTGGAACTGGAGGCCGCCGGATGA
- a CDS encoding ABC transporter permease, translating into MNLFRLSLAYLRRNALSALLNLLLLALGIATITVLLLFSHQMEQRLTRDAGGIDMVVGAQGSPMQLILSSIFHIDAPTGNIPLEDARWVQEHPLVADTIPLALGDSYRGFRIVGSEHSYIGHYGGTLADGALWEDDMEAVLGARVAERTGLGVGDTFVGVHGITAEGAVGGEVHDDHPYTITGVLEPTGSVADRLIHVSVPSVWKVHDHDHEADHEHDHGDDERELTALLVQYQSPLAAVTLPRAINSRGQLQAAAPAYQTARLMQLMGVGMDTLRAFGWILVAAAGLGVFIGLYNALKYRRYDLALMRALGASRGRLVSHVLIEATLLALLGALLGLALGHVAAEIIGQAFRQTQQLNITGAVFLIQELWLVALAVGVGIMAALIPAIQAYRTDIAETLGRGR; encoded by the coding sequence ATGAACCTGTTTCGCCTGAGCCTCGCCTATCTGCGCCGCAACGCTCTGTCCGCGCTGCTCAACCTGCTGCTGCTGGCACTGGGCATCGCCACCATCACCGTGCTGTTGCTGTTCAGCCACCAGATGGAGCAGCGCCTCACCCGGGACGCCGGCGGCATCGACATGGTTGTCGGCGCCCAGGGGAGCCCGATGCAGCTGATCCTCTCCAGCATCTTCCACATCGACGCACCCACCGGCAACATTCCGCTGGAGGATGCACGCTGGGTGCAGGAGCACCCACTGGTTGCCGATACCATCCCGCTCGCGCTCGGCGACAGCTACCGCGGCTTCCGTATCGTCGGCAGTGAACACAGCTACATTGGCCACTACGGCGGCACCCTGGCGGACGGTGCGCTCTGGGAGGACGACATGGAAGCGGTGCTGGGCGCCCGGGTTGCCGAACGTACCGGGCTCGGCGTCGGTGATACCTTCGTGGGCGTTCACGGCATCACCGCGGAGGGCGCCGTGGGCGGAGAGGTCCACGATGACCACCCCTACACGATCACCGGCGTGCTGGAGCCGACCGGCAGCGTGGCGGACCGGCTGATCCACGTGAGCGTCCCGAGCGTCTGGAAGGTGCATGATCACGATCATGAAGCCGACCATGAACACGACCATGGCGACGACGAGCGGGAGCTGACGGCCCTGCTGGTGCAGTACCAGTCGCCCCTCGCTGCCGTGACCCTGCCCCGTGCCATCAATAGCCGTGGCCAGTTGCAGGCGGCGGCCCCGGCCTACCAGACCGCAAGACTGATGCAGCTCATGGGCGTGGGGATGGATACGCTGCGCGCCTTTGGCTGGATTCTCGTGGCTGCCGCCGGTCTGGGCGTGTTCATCGGCCTCTACAACGCCCTCAAGTACCGCCGCTACGACCTTGCCCTGATGCGTGCACTCGGGGCCTCGCGTGGCAGACTGGTCAGCCATGTGCTGATCGAGGCGACCCTCCTGGCCCTGCTGGGCGCACTGCTCGGTCTGGCCCTCGGGCATGTGGCGGCGGAGATCATTGGCCAGGCGTTCCGCCAGACCCAGCAACTCAACATTACCGGTGCGGTCTTCCTGATCCAGGAACTCTGGCTGGTGGCGCTGGCCGTGGGCGTGGGCATAATGGCGGCGTTGATTCCCGCCATCCAGGCTTACCGGACCGATATCGCCGAGACCCTGGGTCGCGGTCGGTAA
- a CDS encoding NAD(P)/FAD-dependent oxidoreductase — protein MRVVVVGAGLAGLSCAGALQAAGHDVTVLEKARGPGGRMSTRRRDDWQGDLGAQYFTARDPEFVDTVARWEAAGVAAPWHGRLVRLQDARVTDVADGQQRWVGAPRMSAITRWLAQGLDVRASVRVTGLRRHGGGWVLDIDDGSSLDGVEQVVLAVPAPQAEPLLRPHAPSLAAAAGHARMQGCWAAIVRGLEPAPAFDAAFVVEHPLRWIARDGSKPGRGNTPIWVAHGSGAWSAARIEQQPGEVAGELAAAFQSAAGLRTPPEVLSVHRWRYSQCIEPLADGYLLDAASGIAACGDWCNGDRVEGAYLSGQKLARALSDPAQFS, from the coding sequence ATGCGTGTTGTTGTCGTTGGTGCCGGCCTTGCCGGTTTGTCCTGCGCCGGTGCTCTGCAAGCGGCTGGACATGATGTCACCGTGCTGGAGAAGGCGCGTGGCCCGGGTGGGCGAATGAGCACCCGCCGCCGGGATGACTGGCAGGGTGATCTTGGTGCCCAGTATTTCACCGCCCGCGACCCCGAGTTCGTGGACACCGTTGCCCGGTGGGAAGCAGCCGGTGTGGCGGCGCCCTGGCACGGGCGGCTGGTCCGGCTACAGGACGCCCGGGTCACGGACGTGGCCGATGGCCAGCAGCGGTGGGTGGGTGCACCGCGGATGAGTGCGATCACCCGCTGGCTTGCCCAGGGGCTGGATGTGCGTGCGTCGGTGCGGGTGACCGGGCTGCGTCGGCACGGTGGCGGCTGGGTGCTGGATATCGACGACGGTAGCAGCCTGGACGGCGTCGAGCAGGTCGTCCTGGCGGTGCCGGCGCCCCAGGCGGAGCCGCTGCTGCGCCCGCACGCACCGTCTCTGGCGGCCGCTGCCGGCCATGCACGCATGCAGGGCTGCTGGGCGGCGATCGTCCGGGGGCTGGAGCCGGCGCCGGCATTCGATGCGGCGTTCGTGGTGGAGCATCCCCTGCGCTGGATTGCCCGCGACGGCAGCAAACCCGGGCGGGGCAATACCCCGATCTGGGTGGCCCACGGCAGCGGAGCGTGGTCGGCGGCGCGGATCGAGCAGCAACCCGGAGAGGTGGCCGGAGAGCTGGCCGCCGCGTTTCAGAGCGCGGCCGGGCTGCGCACGCCTCCGGAGGTGCTCAGCGTCCACCGCTGGCGGTACAGCCAGTGCATTGAACCATTGGCAGACGGGTATCTGCTGGATGCCGCATCCGGTATCGCTGCCTGCGGCGACTGGTGCAACGGCGACCGGGTGGAGGGTGCCTATCTCAGCGGGCAGAAACTGGCGCGGGCGCTGTCCGACCCGGCTCAGTTCTCCTGA
- the fadI gene encoding acetyl-CoA C-acyltransferase FadI codes for MAKTTQPTQSSDRIAVVDGLRTPFARQLTAFSDLNAIQLGTMTTTELLARMDLDPALVDRIVYGQVGIQPEAPNIAREVMLASGMLPSTDAYSVSRACATSFQSTADIAQAIQLGDIEIGMAGGADSTSVLPIQFSKKLSRAFIRTTKAKTLGEKLKLFKGIRLKDLAPNPPAVKDYSTNLGMGDIAEQMAKNHGISREEQDQFALRSHQLAAKAWADGKLSTEVMPAFVPPYKGAALEQDNNVRGDSSMEKLGKLRPAFDRNHGTVTAANSTPLTDGASTLVLMKESRARELGYEPLGYIRSWAFAATNPFNDALMGPSYATPIALERAGLKLADLELVDMHEAFASQTLANIKNWPSKQFAKDVLGRDEAIGEIDWDRFNVLGGSIAYGHPFAATGGRMIIQTLHELRRRGGGTALNTACAAGGLGAAMILEVA; via the coding sequence GTGGCAAAGACGACCCAACCGACACAATCCAGTGACCGCATCGCCGTGGTGGACGGGCTGCGCACGCCCTTCGCGCGGCAACTCACCGCCTTCAGCGATCTCAACGCGATCCAGCTTGGCACCATGACGACCACCGAGCTGCTGGCGCGGATGGATCTGGATCCGGCGCTGGTGGATCGCATCGTCTACGGCCAGGTCGGCATCCAGCCGGAGGCCCCCAACATTGCGCGCGAAGTGATGCTCGCCTCGGGCATGCTGCCCTCCACGGACGCTTACAGCGTCTCACGGGCCTGCGCCACCAGTTTCCAGTCCACCGCGGACATCGCCCAGGCGATCCAGCTCGGGGACATCGAGATCGGCATGGCGGGTGGGGCCGACTCCACGTCAGTCCTTCCGATCCAGTTCAGCAAGAAACTCTCGCGGGCATTCATCCGCACCACCAAGGCGAAGACGCTCGGCGAGAAGCTGAAGCTGTTCAAGGGCATTCGCCTGAAAGACCTGGCCCCGAACCCGCCGGCGGTGAAGGACTACTCCACAAATCTCGGCATGGGCGATATCGCCGAACAGATGGCGAAGAATCACGGCATCTCCCGGGAGGAGCAGGATCAGTTCGCCCTGCGCTCCCATCAGCTCGCCGCCAAGGCGTGGGCCGACGGCAAGCTGAGCACGGAGGTCATGCCCGCATTCGTACCGCCCTACAAGGGTGCAGCGCTGGAGCAGGACAACAACGTGCGCGGCGATTCGAGTATGGAAAAGCTCGGCAAACTGCGACCGGCCTTCGACCGCAACCACGGCACGGTGACCGCGGCCAACAGCACGCCGCTCACCGACGGCGCGTCGACTCTGGTGCTCATGAAGGAGAGCCGCGCCCGGGAACTGGGCTATGAGCCGCTGGGTTACATTCGCTCCTGGGCCTTTGCCGCCACCAACCCGTTCAACGACGCGCTCATGGGCCCCTCCTATGCGACGCCCATTGCGCTGGAGCGCGCCGGGCTCAAGCTCGCGGACCTGGAGCTGGTGGACATGCACGAGGCGTTCGCCTCCCAGACCCTGGCGAACATCAAGAACTGGCCGTCGAAGCAGTTCGCCAAGGACGTGCTCGGCCGGGACGAGGCCATCGGCGAGATCGACTGGGACCGCTTCAACGTCCTGGGCGGCTCCATCGCCTACGGCCACCCGTTCGCCGCCACCGGCGGCCGGATGATCATTCAGACCCTGCACGAACTGCGCCGTCGCGGCGGCGGCACGGCATTGAACACGGCCTGCGCCGCCGGCGGCCTGGGCGCGGCCATGATCCTGGAGGTGGCGTAA
- a CDS encoding GntR family transcriptional regulator, producing MPVSTIVDPSPSGGEGNLSVTLAEALGERIIKGELPPGSRLLEMQLAADMGVSRGPLREALRVLEKRRLVRILPRRGALVSDMGPDDVRCLYEVVTPLYQTLTRAVAERWTPESLPALYTVVERMINCAEQGDVEGYYEHNFTFARACAPIVGNPLLDELLTDLEPGLRRVLYHSREARAAAVGSHLDVMRRMMRCVMDRDGVRASGAIGELAALELRLAMASFERMD from the coding sequence ATGCCGGTCAGTACGATTGTCGACCCCTCGCCGTCAGGCGGCGAGGGCAATCTGTCTGTCACCCTTGCCGAAGCGCTGGGTGAGCGCATCATCAAGGGCGAGCTGCCGCCCGGGAGCCGGCTGCTGGAGATGCAGCTTGCCGCGGACATGGGGGTCAGCCGCGGGCCGCTGCGTGAGGCGCTGCGGGTCCTCGAGAAGCGGCGGCTGGTGCGGATCCTGCCGCGCCGGGGTGCCCTGGTCAGCGACATGGGGCCGGACGATGTCCGCTGCCTGTACGAGGTGGTGACGCCGCTCTACCAGACCCTCACCCGTGCCGTTGCCGAGCGATGGACACCGGAGAGCCTGCCAGCGCTCTACACGGTGGTGGAGCGCATGATCAACTGTGCGGAACAGGGGGACGTCGAGGGCTACTACGAGCACAACTTCACCTTTGCCAGGGCGTGCGCGCCGATTGTGGGCAACCCCCTGCTCGATGAGCTGCTTACCGATCTGGAGCCGGGGCTGCGCCGGGTGCTGTATCATTCCCGGGAGGCGCGGGCGGCGGCGGTCGGGTCCCATCTGGACGTCATGCGGCGCATGATGCGCTGTGTCATGGACCGGGACGGCGTGAGGGCATCGGGGGCGATCGGCGAGCTGGCCGCCCTTGAGCTCAGGCTCGCCATGGCGAGCTTCGAGCGTATGGATTGA
- the trxA gene encoding thioredoxin TrxA: MSDRIVHATDGTFDSEVLKASGPVLVDYWAEWCGPCKMIAPVLDQVAEDYADRLKVVKVDIDENQETAPKYGVRGIPTLMLFKDGDVQATKVGALSKSELTAFIDQNL; encoded by the coding sequence ATGTCAGACCGAATCGTTCACGCCACCGACGGTACGTTCGACAGCGAAGTGCTGAAGGCCAGCGGGCCGGTGCTCGTCGATTACTGGGCGGAGTGGTGCGGCCCGTGCAAGATGATCGCGCCGGTTCTGGACCAGGTGGCGGAGGATTACGCCGACCGCTTGAAGGTGGTGAAGGTCGACATCGACGAGAATCAGGAAACCGCGCCAAAGTACGGCGTGCGGGGCATTCCCACGCTCATGCTGTTCAAGGACGGCGACGTGCAGGCCACCAAGGTCGGGGCGCTGTCGAAGAGCGAGCTCACCGCGTTTATTGATCAGAACCTCTGA
- a CDS encoding DMT family transporter: MRLDTRQTSLIQLHIGILLLGGTALFSKLIALPALDITVWRSLFAGLALLGLFLLTRFDFRLDRSRDYAIVLGLGVLFAVHWLTYFHAMQVSTVAVGIVALFTFPVITVFIEPFFHGQPPRLADLAGALAVVAGVYLMVPEFSLDNTTTQGVLWGLLSAFTYALRNVIQRHRFRHYPGKTAMFYQVLVVLALTAPFLGGGSFELGAGQWALIVLLGVVFTALPHTLFANALVHHSAVSVSLINCLQVVYATVLAALVLSELPGSSTIIGGALIVGAAAYESVRSAQAQSQTTREQ; the protein is encoded by the coding sequence GTGCGGCTTGATACCCGGCAGACCAGTCTGATTCAGCTCCATATCGGCATACTGCTACTGGGCGGAACGGCGCTGTTCTCCAAGCTCATCGCGTTGCCGGCGCTGGATATCACCGTGTGGCGCAGTCTGTTCGCCGGCCTGGCGCTGCTGGGGCTGTTCCTGCTGACGCGGTTCGATTTCCGGCTGGACCGTTCCCGTGACTACGCGATCGTGCTGGGGCTCGGGGTCCTGTTTGCCGTGCACTGGCTCACCTATTTCCACGCCATGCAGGTTTCGACCGTGGCGGTGGGGATCGTGGCGCTGTTCACGTTCCCGGTGATCACCGTGTTCATCGAGCCGTTCTTCCATGGTCAGCCGCCGAGGCTCGCGGATCTTGCCGGAGCGCTGGCAGTGGTGGCCGGGGTGTACCTCATGGTGCCGGAGTTCTCGCTGGACAACACCACCACCCAGGGCGTGCTCTGGGGGCTGCTGTCGGCGTTTACCTATGCCCTGCGCAACGTGATCCAGCGCCACCGGTTCCGGCACTACCCAGGCAAGACGGCCATGTTCTACCAGGTGCTGGTGGTGCTGGCCCTGACCGCGCCGTTCCTCGGGGGCGGCTCGTTCGAGCTGGGCGCGGGGCAGTGGGCGCTGATCGTGCTGCTGGGCGTTGTCTTCACGGCGCTGCCGCATACGCTGTTCGCCAACGCGCTGGTCCACCACAGTGCCGTATCCGTGAGTCTCATCAACTGTCTTCAGGTGGTTTACGCCACCGTTCTGGCGGCGCTCGTCTTGTCGGAACTGCCCGGCTCCAGCACAATCATTGGTGGAGCACTCATTGTCGGTGCCGCCGCTTACGAATCGGTACGCTCGGCGCAGGCACAGAGCCAGACAACCAGGGAACAATAA